The sequence AAAGGGGATCGCGGAGTTTGGCATACAGTATCACAGAAAGGGGCAGGGGCGCCTAATTGGATATACTGATAATGACTTTGCCAGGGACAAAGATGATAGGAAGAGCACCGGGGGTTATGTGTTTTTCTTGGCGGGAGGAGCAATTTCATGGGCGTCCAAGAAACAGCCGGTTGTAACTTTGTCAACAATCGAAGCCGAGTTTGTTGCCGTTGCTTCATGTGCTGCACATTGTATATGGCTAAAGCGAGTCCTTGAGCAGATGGGATGGGGCGAGAGTGTTGCAGGGGCAACTACTGTGTTCTGTGACAATAATTTCACCATTAAATTATCCAAAAACCCTGTACTGCATGGATGGAGTAAGCACATCGACGTTCAGTTCCATTTTCTCAAGGATTTGGTCAAAGATGGAGTTGTGGAGCTGGTCTACTGTGGTACCAAGGTTCAAATAGCTGATATTATGACCAAGGAGTTGGGGCTTGAAGTTTTTGAACAGCTCAGAACTCAGCTTGGAGTCATGAAG comes from Ricinus communis isolate WT05 ecotype wild-type chromosome 5, ASM1957865v1, whole genome shotgun sequence and encodes:
- the LOC125370006 gene encoding uncharacterized mitochondrial protein AtMg00810-like — its product is MDDIMFTSSSERLVREFKASMQSKFEMSDLGQMKYFLGVEVSQGDQGVFICQRKYTNELLDKFGMVDSNPVRNPIVPRTKLSIEGDGVPVDETQYKQLIGNLLFLTATRPDIMFVVCLLSRYMAKPTRLHMMSAKRVLRYIKGIAEFGIQYHRKGQGRLIGYTDNDFARDKDDRKSTGGYVFFLAGGAISWASKKQPVVTLSTIEAEFVAVASCAAHCIWLKRVLEQMGWGESVAGATTVFCDNNFTIKLSKNPVLHGWSKHIDVQFHFLKDLVKDGVVELVYCGTKVQIADIMTKELGLEVFEQLRTQLGVMKNEKAVGVAGV